The following proteins are co-located in the Nonlabens ponticola genome:
- the rpsU gene encoding 30S ribosomal protein S21 — MLIIPVKDGENIDRALKRFKRKFDRTGKMRELRRRQQFTKPSVAKRAQKIKAEYIQHLRDQENI, encoded by the coding sequence ATGTTAATTATACCAGTTAAAGACGGAGAAAATATCGATAGAGCCCTGAAGCGTTTCAAACGTAAATTTGATCGCACAGGAAAAATGCGCGAATTGCGCAGACGTCAGCAATTTACAAAACCGTCAGTTGCAAAACGTGCTCAAAAAATCAAAGCAGAATACATTCAGCACTTAAGAGATCAAGAGAATATCTAG
- the rplK gene encoding 50S ribosomal protein L11, which translates to MAKEVSKVVKLQVRGGAANPSPPVGPALGAAGVNIMEFCKQFNARTQDKAGKVLPVAITVYKDKSFDFVIKTPPAAVQILEATKLKGGSGEPNRKKVGTISWDQIRTIAEDKMPDLNAFTVESAMKMVAGTARSMGVNVKGGSAPA; encoded by the coding sequence ATGGCTAAAGAAGTATCTAAGGTTGTAAAATTACAAGTTAGAGGTGGTGCAGCAAACCCATCTCCACCTGTAGGACCTGCACTTGGTGCGGCTGGTGTAAACATTATGGAGTTCTGTAAGCAGTTTAATGCTAGAACCCAAGATAAAGCTGGTAAAGTATTGCCAGTTGCAATCACTGTTTACAAGGACAAGTCTTTTGACTTTGTTATTAAAACACCACCAGCAGCAGTGCAAATTCTAGAGGCAACAAAATTAAAAGGCGGTAGCGGTGAACCTAACCGTAAGAAAGTAGGAACTATCAGTTGGGATCAGATAAGAACGATCGCAGAGGATAAGATGCCTGACTTAAATGCCTTTACTGTAGAAAGTGCCATGAAAATGGTCGCTGGTACTGCCAGATCAATGGGTGTTAACGTTAAGGGTGGATCTGCACCTGCTTAA
- the rplA gene encoding 50S ribosomal protein L1, translated as MAKLTKKQKETTAKVDTSQTYSVADASKLVKDISKVNFDPSVDLAVRLNVDPRKANQMVRGVVTLPHGTGKDVKVLALVTPDKVAEAEEAGADYVGLDEYLDKIKGGWTDVDVIITMPSVMGKLGPLGRVLGPRGLMPNPKTGTVTMDVAKAVSDVKAGKIDFKVDKTGIVHAAIGKASFDAEKIAGNARELINTLVKLKPTTSKGIYIKSIYMSSTMSPSIQIDTKRFADD; from the coding sequence ATGGCAAAATTGACAAAAAAACAAAAAGAGACTACTGCCAAGGTAGATACGTCGCAGACATATTCTGTAGCTGATGCATCTAAATTGGTTAAGGATATCTCGAAAGTAAACTTTGATCCTTCTGTAGATCTTGCAGTTCGTTTGAACGTAGATCCACGTAAGGCCAATCAAATGGTAAGAGGTGTAGTTACATTACCTCACGGTACGGGTAAGGATGTTAAGGTTCTTGCTCTTGTAACACCAGACAAAGTAGCCGAGGCTGAAGAGGCTGGAGCCGACTATGTAGGTCTTGATGAATATCTTGACAAGATTAAAGGCGGTTGGACTGATGTTGATGTAATTATCACAATGCCAAGTGTAATGGGTAAGTTAGGTCCTCTAGGACGTGTGTTAGGTCCTCGTGGCTTAATGCCTAACCCAAAGACTGGTACAGTTACTATGGATGTTGCTAAGGCAGTATCTGACGTGAAGGCTGGTAAGATTGACTTTAAAGTTGATAAGACAGGTATCGTTCACGCAGCGATTGGTAAAGCATCATTTGATGCTGAAAAAATTGCTGGTAACGCACGAGAATTAATTAACACGTTAGTTAAGCTAAAACCGACAACGTCAAAAGGAATATATATCAAGAGTATATATATGTCTAGTACTATGAGTCCTAGTATCCAGATTGACACTAAACGTTTTGCAGACGACTAA
- the rplL gene encoding 50S ribosomal protein L7/L12: MADLKDFAEQLVNLTVKEVNELADILKEEYGIEPAAAAAVMAGPAAGGGEAADEQTEFDVILTAPGGAKLAVVKLVKELTGAGLKDAKELVDSAPSPIKEGVSKDEAEALKAQLEEAGAEVELK; this comes from the coding sequence ATGGCAGATTTAAAAGATTTCGCAGAGCAGTTAGTTAACTTAACTGTGAAAGAAGTAAACGAATTAGCAGACATACTTAAAGAAGAGTATGGAATTGAACCAGCAGCAGCAGCAGCTGTTATGGCTGGACCAGCTGCAGGCGGCGGTGAAGCTGCTGATGAGCAGACTGAATTTGATGTAATCCTAACTGCTCCAGGTGGCGCTAAGCTTGCTGTAGTAAAACTAGTTAAAGAATTAACTGGTGCTGGATTGAAAGATGCAAAAGAACTTGTTGATAGTGCACCATCTCCAATTAAGGAAGGTGTTTCTAAAGATGAGGCAGAAGCACTTAAGGCACAGCTAGAAGAAGCTGGTGCTGAGGTTGAGTTGAAGTAA
- the secE gene encoding preprotein translocase subunit SecE, whose amino-acid sequence MGLATYIKESYNELVNHVTWPTWAEAQKNTVTVAVFSIVFALIIYGIDTVFSTAITNYFEWIKQA is encoded by the coding sequence ATGGGATTAGCAACTTACATTAAAGAATCTTACAACGAACTGGTTAATCATGTGACATGGCCTACATGGGCAGAGGCACAGAAGAACACAGTTACCGTTGCAGTGTTTTCTATCGTTTTTGCACTCATTATTTATGGTATTGATACTGTATTCAGTACAGCGATTACCAACTACTTTGAATGGATTAAACAAGCTTAA
- a CDS encoding tyrosine-type recombinase/integrase — translation MQESQFEKYLRLERQYSVHTVEAYSNDVAQFLDFVTENFETDAAQVNYPMVRSWLAVLLEQQVSNRSINRKMSSLKTYFKYLQLSGIVDSNVMNKHKSLKVNNNIQTPMSPDEIKSLLSQPIDETDFTAVRDRCVMELLYTAGLRRAELISLTIASIDHQKKQLIVNGKRNKQRLIPLLPSMLERINNYKVLRELHYSSSTVQELFITSKGKPIYPTLLYRIVTTQLKSISSKTKVSPHILRHTFATHLINNGAELNGVKELLGHASLASTQVYTHSSMEALKKVHALAHPRNNKKR, via the coding sequence ATGCAAGAAAGTCAATTTGAAAAATATCTGAGACTAGAAAGACAATATAGTGTCCATACAGTAGAGGCTTACAGTAATGATGTTGCACAGTTCCTTGATTTTGTCACAGAAAATTTTGAAACAGATGCTGCACAGGTCAATTATCCTATGGTGAGGAGTTGGCTTGCTGTACTATTAGAGCAGCAGGTAAGTAATCGTAGCATCAACCGTAAGATGTCGTCCCTCAAGACTTATTTCAAATACTTGCAACTCAGCGGCATTGTCGACAGCAACGTCATGAATAAGCACAAGAGTTTGAAAGTTAATAATAACATTCAAACGCCCATGTCACCAGACGAGATTAAAAGTCTCTTATCACAACCAATAGATGAAACAGACTTTACCGCCGTGCGCGATAGATGTGTCATGGAACTATTATACACCGCTGGCCTGCGACGAGCAGAGCTCATTTCATTGACAATTGCTTCTATTGATCATCAAAAAAAGCAGTTGATTGTAAACGGTAAGCGCAACAAGCAGCGATTGATACCGCTGCTTCCTTCAATGCTAGAAAGGATTAATAATTACAAGGTACTGCGGGAACTCCATTATTCCTCAAGCACCGTTCAGGAATTGTTTATCACTTCAAAAGGCAAACCGATTTATCCTACATTGCTATATAGAATTGTGACTACACAACTAAAAAGCATAAGTAGCAAGACCAAAGTAAGTCCTCATATCTTAAGGCATACGTTTGCCACTCATTTAATCAATAATGGCGCAGAGCTTAATGGAGTAAAGGAGTTGTTGGGTCATGCTAGTTTGGCAAGCACACAAGTCTATACTCATTCCAGTATGGAAGCGCTCAAGAAAGTTCACGCACTGGCTCATCCACGCAATAATAAGAAACGGTAA
- a CDS encoding acyl-CoA dehydrogenase family protein has product MYQSYFSEEHNAFRQSFRDFLNKEAVPHIDRWEETGQIDREIFEKMGEMGYFGLYYPEKYGGLDLDFFYTVIFLEEMQRINSGGFAAAMWVQAFLGAQHLLKEGDERIKQEYLVPTLTGEKIGCLGITEPFGGSDVAGMRTTAVKDGDEWVINGSKTFITNGVYSDYLVIAAKTDPEAKGRGISIFVMDRETPGISATKLNKLGWRASDTGEIGFNNVRIPAENLMGEQGKGFPYIMQHFALERLIMGINSHARAEYAIEYTIGYMKERSAFGQSLDKYQALRHKLADMMSEVEMAKCFNYNIAAELDKGLYPVKEASMSKLVSTKIADETINSCLQFLGGYGYIEEYPLARMLRDSRLGPIGGGTSEIMREIIAKMTIDGKDYKPAAK; this is encoded by the coding sequence ATGTATCAATCATATTTTAGTGAAGAGCACAACGCCTTCAGACAAAGTTTCAGAGATTTTTTAAATAAGGAAGCCGTTCCTCACATCGATCGATGGGAAGAGACTGGCCAGATAGATCGAGAGATTTTTGAGAAGATGGGTGAGATGGGCTACTTTGGATTATACTATCCAGAAAAATATGGTGGTCTGGATCTTGATTTCTTCTATACCGTAATCTTTCTTGAAGAAATGCAGCGCATCAATTCTGGTGGTTTTGCAGCAGCTATGTGGGTACAAGCATTTCTAGGTGCGCAGCACTTACTTAAAGAAGGCGATGAGCGTATCAAACAGGAATACCTCGTTCCTACACTTACAGGTGAGAAAATAGGATGTTTAGGAATTACCGAGCCATTTGGCGGTAGTGACGTGGCAGGAATGCGTACCACAGCGGTTAAAGATGGTGATGAATGGGTCATTAATGGCTCAAAAACATTTATTACAAATGGTGTTTACAGTGACTATCTAGTTATAGCTGCCAAGACAGATCCAGAGGCAAAAGGTCGTGGTATCAGCATCTTTGTTATGGACCGCGAGACACCAGGAATAAGCGCTACAAAACTTAACAAGCTAGGCTGGAGAGCGAGCGACACTGGCGAGATAGGATTCAATAATGTGCGAATTCCAGCTGAAAATCTCATGGGTGAGCAAGGCAAAGGCTTTCCGTACATTATGCAGCACTTTGCGCTAGAGAGACTTATTATGGGTATTAATTCACACGCTCGTGCAGAGTATGCGATTGAATACACTATAGGCTATATGAAGGAGCGATCGGCTTTCGGACAATCATTAGATAAATATCAAGCGCTGCGCCACAAGCTGGCAGACATGATGAGTGAAGTTGAGATGGCAAAGTGCTTTAACTACAATATCGCTGCCGAGCTGGACAAAGGACTCTATCCAGTAAAAGAGGCCAGCATGTCAAAACTTGTTAGCACAAAAATTGCTGACGAGACAATCAACAGTTGCTTACAATTTCTAGGTGGTTACGGCTACATAGAGGAATATCCACTAGCACGCATGTTGCGCGACAGTAGATTGGGACCAATTGGAGGTGGTACAAGCGAGATTATGAGAGAAATTATTGCCAAAATGACGATCGATGGCAAGGATTATAAGCCTGCTGCAAAATAG
- the nusG gene encoding transcription termination/antitermination protein NusG — protein MAEDTDVMKWYVVRSVSGQENKIKEYIEDEINHHNLNDYLQQILVPTEKVIQIRNGKKINKEKVYFPGYIMIQARLEGEVPHIIKSVNGVIGFLGETKGGEPVPLRKSEVNRMLGKVDELAEQTDNIAIPFKIGETIKVVDGPFNGFNGTIEKVNEEKRKLEVMVKIFGRKTPLELSYMQVEKV, from the coding sequence ATGGCAGAGGATACAGATGTAATGAAGTGGTATGTTGTTCGATCAGTAAGTGGTCAGGAAAACAAGATTAAAGAGTATATCGAGGACGAGATAAATCACCACAATCTCAATGATTACCTACAGCAGATTTTAGTGCCTACTGAAAAGGTTATTCAAATACGCAACGGTAAAAAAATTAATAAGGAGAAAGTATATTTTCCTGGTTATATCATGATTCAAGCTAGGCTTGAAGGTGAGGTTCCTCACATTATTAAGTCTGTCAACGGTGTCATAGGTTTCTTAGGTGAGACTAAAGGCGGTGAGCCAGTTCCTTTGAGAAAGTCAGAGGTAAATAGGATGCTAGGTAAAGTAGATGAGCTTGCTGAGCAAACAGACAATATTGCCATACCATTCAAAATTGGTGAGACAATTAAAGTGGTTGATGGACCATTCAATGGTTTCAATGGGACTATTGAAAAAGTAAATGAAGAAAAACGCAAACTTGAAGTTATGGTCAAAATCTTTGGACGTAAAACTCCACTAGAGTTGAGCTATATGCAAGTTGAAAAAGTATAA
- the rplJ gene encoding 50S ribosomal protein L10, with product MTREQKATVIKDLTATLGDSSTIYLADISGLNASDTSNLRRACFKANVSISVVKNTLLAKAMEASEKDFGELPELLKGNTSIMLSEVANAPAKVIRNFRKKSDKPVLKGAYIEEAIYVGDDKVDVLSDIKSKEEMIGEIIGLLQSPAKNVVSALKSGGGKLAGILKTLSEK from the coding sequence ATGACAAGAGAACAAAAAGCAACTGTTATAAAAGACTTGACTGCTACTTTAGGTGATAGTTCAACTATTTATCTAGCGGATATATCTGGGCTCAACGCTTCTGATACGTCAAATTTACGTCGTGCTTGTTTTAAAGCAAACGTGAGCATATCTGTAGTTAAGAATACGCTGCTCGCAAAAGCAATGGAAGCTTCTGAAAAGGATTTTGGTGAATTACCAGAATTGTTGAAAGGCAACACTTCTATAATGCTTTCTGAAGTGGCTAACGCTCCAGCTAAGGTTATTCGAAACTTCCGTAAGAAATCTGATAAGCCTGTGCTTAAAGGTGCTTACATTGAAGAAGCGATCTATGTAGGAGATGATAAAGTAGATGTCTTGAGTGACATCAAGTCTAAGGAAGAAATGATTGGTGAGATCATAGGTCTACTTCAAAGCCCAGCTAAAAATGTGGTTTCTGCACTTAAATCAGGTGGTGGTAAACTTGCTGGTATCCTTAAAACGCTATCTGAAAAATAG
- a CDS encoding helix-hairpin-helix domain-containing protein, producing MNKFKSLFLFHRRQQRGIFVLVIILVILLGFKWYQSQQPLEPLAIVDNSKFQKQVDSLKQIAARKRDTIYPFNPNYITDYRGYKLGLSVQELDRLSRFRESGDFINSTAQFQQVTQVNQQWLDSISPYFKFPAWVTQKSQPRYSNNYRAIKVMDINRATADDLKKVYGIGPALSGRIIKERERLGGFIDFMQVRGVYGLSDSTMIKVKESFTLSPKSGFKKMALNTATSDELLSVPYFNDYLVDALLKQRALRERFNNWDEVMLTSRFPQEKLSLIQLYLTLD from the coding sequence TTAGTAATTATCCTAGTTATCCTTTTAGGATTTAAGTGGTATCAGTCGCAACAACCACTAGAGCCATTAGCGATTGTAGATAATAGCAAGTTTCAAAAGCAAGTGGATTCCTTAAAGCAAATCGCTGCTAGGAAACGTGATACGATTTATCCTTTCAATCCCAATTACATCACAGATTATCGTGGGTACAAATTAGGATTGAGTGTTCAAGAGTTGGATAGATTGTCACGCTTTCGCGAAAGCGGAGACTTCATAAACTCTACCGCACAATTCCAGCAAGTAACTCAAGTCAATCAACAGTGGCTGGATAGCATCTCACCATACTTTAAATTTCCTGCGTGGGTTACACAGAAGAGTCAACCTAGATATTCCAATAATTATCGTGCGATAAAGGTCATGGATATCAATCGTGCAACTGCTGATGATCTCAAAAAGGTTTATGGGATAGGTCCTGCATTATCAGGACGTATCATCAAAGAACGTGAGAGATTGGGTGGATTTATAGATTTTATGCAGGTACGTGGCGTGTACGGCTTGAGTGATTCTACCATGATCAAGGTGAAGGAGAGTTTTACATTATCGCCTAAGAGCGGCTTCAAAAAAATGGCGTTAAATACGGCAACTAGCGATGAGCTGTTAAGCGTACCTTATTTCAACGACTATCTAGTTGATGCGTTACTCAAGCAAAGAGCACTTAGAGAACGTTTTAATAACTGGGATGAGGTGATGCTTACATCACGTTTCCCACAAGAGAAATTATCACTAATACAGCTATATTTGACGCTGGATTAA
- a CDS encoding alpha-amylase, with protein MKKFRLHFLFLFAVFGLLSCSEDIEELEESTQLNQPVVESKAASPNGVMMQAFYWDVPAGGTWWNTIKGKVPAWSNAGINAIWLPPASKAQNGGYSMGYDPFDYFDFGQYNQMGSTQTRFGSKSELTSLITKAHQNNINVYADIVLNHNSGGALEYNNFAGSNTYTDYAPASGMFYRSQYDFHPNDYHHNDSGKFGGFADLCHHKGYVQDQLYRNSNSVAKYYKNVMKFDGWRFDYVKGFEPWVIQEWNRNAGGFSVGELWDGNAATLENWVNQSGSSAFDFACYYRMKDAFQGNNLSLLNGDMLLKRNPGKAVTFVANHDTDEIFNNKLLAYAYILTHEGYPTMFYSDYESWLDKNKLNNLIWIHNNLAGGTTSYLHADNDEYVARRNGYNNNGIIVYLNISNSYKERWVQTNWGSRRIKDYTGNSNWEPVTQGNGWVKIQVPPNSYTVWSVK; from the coding sequence ATGAAAAAATTTAGGCTTCATTTTTTATTTCTATTTGCAGTTTTCGGACTGCTCTCATGCTCTGAAGATATTGAGGAACTAGAAGAAAGTACACAATTAAATCAACCTGTTGTAGAAAGTAAGGCAGCCAGCCCCAATGGTGTTATGATGCAAGCATTTTACTGGGACGTTCCTGCTGGAGGAACCTGGTGGAACACGATTAAAGGCAAGGTGCCAGCGTGGTCAAATGCTGGAATTAACGCTATCTGGCTACCGCCAGCTTCTAAGGCTCAAAACGGCGGTTATTCCATGGGATATGATCCTTTTGACTACTTCGATTTTGGACAGTATAATCAAATGGGAAGTACGCAGACACGCTTTGGATCTAAGAGCGAATTAACTAGCTTGATTACCAAAGCACACCAAAATAACATAAACGTTTATGCGGATATTGTTCTTAATCACAACAGTGGTGGTGCGCTAGAGTATAATAATTTTGCTGGCAGCAATACCTATACAGACTATGCACCAGCATCAGGTATGTTCTATAGGTCTCAATATGATTTTCACCCTAATGATTATCATCACAATGACTCTGGAAAATTTGGTGGGTTTGCAGATTTGTGCCATCATAAAGGTTATGTTCAAGATCAATTGTACCGTAACTCCAACAGTGTTGCAAAATATTATAAGAACGTGATGAAGTTTGATGGCTGGAGATTTGACTATGTAAAAGGTTTTGAACCTTGGGTCATTCAAGAGTGGAATAGGAATGCTGGCGGTTTTAGCGTTGGTGAACTTTGGGACGGTAATGCTGCTACTCTGGAAAATTGGGTGAATCAATCAGGTAGTAGTGCTTTTGACTTTGCGTGTTATTACCGTATGAAAGATGCTTTTCAGGGAAACAATTTATCTCTGCTCAATGGTGATATGTTATTAAAGCGCAACCCTGGCAAAGCGGTGACTTTTGTAGCAAATCATGATACTGACGAGATTTTTAATAACAAATTGTTGGCGTATGCCTACATTTTAACGCATGAAGGATATCCAACTATGTTTTATAGCGATTACGAATCGTGGTTAGATAAAAATAAACTCAATAATTTAATCTGGATTCATAACAATCTGGCTGGTGGTACGACTAGCTATCTTCATGCTGACAATGATGAGTATGTGGCACGTCGCAATGGATATAACAATAATGGTATCATAGTTTATCTCAACATCAGCAACTCGTACAAGGAACGCTGGGTTCAGACAAATTGGGGATCACGTCGTATAAAGGATTACACGGGTAATTCTAATTGGGAGCCAGTAACCCAAGGTAATGGTTGGGTAAAGATCCAGGTACCACCTAATAGTTATACTGTGTGGTCTGTAAAATAA
- the tuf gene encoding elongation factor Tu produces the protein MAKETYDRSKPHLNVGTIGHVDHGKTTLTAAITKVLADAGFSSATSFDQIDNAPEEKERGITINSSHVEYQTENRHYAHVDCPGHADYVKNMVTGAAQMDGAILVVAATDGPMPQTREHILLGRQVGIPRIVVFLNKVDMVDDEELLELVDMEVRDLLSFYEYDGDNGPVVSGSALGALNGEQKWVDTVLELMKAVDEWIEEPVRDMDKPFLMPIEDVFSITGRGTVATGRIETGVANTGDPVEIIGMGAQKLNSTITGIEMFRQILDRGEAGDNAGILLRGIEKSQISRGMVITKPGSVTPHAKFKAEVYILKKEEGGRHTPFHNNYRPQFYVRTTDVTGNIKLPSGVEMVMPGDNLTIEVDLIQPIAMNIGLRFAIREGGRTVGAGQVTEILD, from the coding sequence ATGGCAAAAGAAACGTACGATCGTTCGAAACCGCACCTTAACGTAGGTACCATTGGTCACGTTGACCACGGTAAGACTACGCTTACTGCTGCAATCACTAAGGTTCTTGCTGATGCTGGTTTTTCTTCAGCAACAAGTTTTGACCAAATTGACAACGCTCCTGAAGAAAAAGAGCGTGGTATTACAATTAACTCTTCACACGTTGAGTATCAAACAGAAAACAGACACTACGCACACGTAGATTGTCCTGGTCACGCCGATTATGTAAAAAACATGGTAACAGGTGCTGCTCAAATGGACGGTGCTATTCTTGTAGTTGCTGCAACTGATGGGCCAATGCCACAAACACGTGAGCACATCCTTCTAGGACGTCAGGTAGGTATTCCACGTATCGTTGTTTTCCTTAACAAGGTTGACATGGTAGATGATGAGGAGCTACTCGAGCTAGTTGACATGGAAGTACGTGATCTATTGAGTTTCTATGAGTATGACGGTGACAATGGTCCTGTTGTATCTGGATCTGCACTAGGCGCACTTAATGGTGAGCAAAAGTGGGTTGACACAGTACTTGAATTGATGAAAGCCGTTGATGAGTGGATAGAAGAGCCGGTTCGTGATATGGACAAGCCTTTCTTGATGCCTATCGAGGACGTTTTCTCTATTACAGGTCGTGGTACTGTAGCAACTGGTCGTATTGAGACTGGTGTTGCTAACACAGGTGATCCTGTTGAGATTATTGGTATGGGTGCTCAGAAGTTGAACTCTACTATTACAGGTATTGAGATGTTCCGTCAAATCCTTGATAGAGGTGAGGCTGGTGATAATGCGGGTATCCTATTGAGAGGTATTGAGAAGTCTCAAATCTCACGTGGTATGGTAATCACTAAGCCAGGATCAGTAACACCACACGCTAAGTTTAAAGCTGAGGTTTATATCTTGAAAAAAGAAGAAGGTGGACGTCACACTCCATTCCACAACAACTACCGTCCACAGTTCTACGTTCGTACAACTGACGTGACAGGAAACATCAAGCTTCCTTCAGGTGTTGAAATGGTAATGCCAGGTGATAACCTTACTATCGAAGTTGATTTGATCCAACCTATTGCAATGAACATAGGCCTACGTTTTGCTATCCGTGAAGGTGGTAGAACAGTAGGTGCTGGTCAGGTTACTGAGATCCTAGACTAA